The following are encoded together in the Tepidiforma bonchosmolovskayae genome:
- a CDS encoding cupin domain-containing protein: protein MTSTRPTPVGLYHLLTDFECPAASVRVFRMRGEGDAVGSHVHRRSMQMYLAIEGTVVVEVDGVETVLKPYEVLTVWPGSVHRASPLDGEAVVANISIPPLGADDQVPATSAPEPADRQLPRGSAADVED from the coding sequence ATGACCTCGACGCGGCCGACCCCTGTTGGTCTGTACCACCTGCTGACGGACTTCGAGTGCCCGGCGGCGAGCGTGCGGGTGTTCCGCATGCGGGGCGAAGGCGATGCGGTTGGTTCCCATGTGCACCGGCGTTCGATGCAGATGTACCTGGCGATCGAAGGGACGGTGGTAGTGGAGGTCGACGGCGTGGAGACGGTGCTGAAGCCGTACGAGGTGCTGACGGTGTGGCCGGGGAGCGTGCACCGTGCGAGCCCGCTGGACGGCGAGGCGGTGGTAGCGAACATTTCGATTCCGCCGCTCGGTGCGGACGACCAGGTGCCGGCCACGTCGGCGCCGGAGCCGGCCGACCGGCAGCTTCCGCGGGGCAGCGCCGCCGACGTGGAAGACTGA
- the leuC gene encoding 3-isopropylmalate dehydratase large subunit: MSTPKTIIQKIWDQHVVASEPGKPDLLFIDLHLVHEVTSPQAFEGLRLAGRRVRHPELTLATVDHNVPTIDRDKPWTDPLSVQQVEALRRNCEEFGIPLFGVGDIRQGIVHVIGPEQGLTQPGMTIVCGDSHTSTHGAFGALAFGIGTSEVEHVLATQTLPQAKPKTMSVEVNGELHPGVTAKDVILGIIAKIGVSGGVGHVIEYRGEVIRKLSMEGRMTICNMSIEGGARAGLIAPDDTTFAYMEGRRFAPKGADWEKALDYWRSLPTDEGAEFDTYVTLDASEIEPTVTWGTTPAQSVPVTGRVPDPSEAPTPQARELAERALHYMGLEPGTPIQEIRLDRVFIGSCTNSRIEDLRAAAEIVRGRKVAPHVRAMVVPGSGLVKHQAEEEGLDRIFKEAGFEWRDAGCSMCLGMNPDILLPGERCASTSNRNFEGRQGRGGRTHLVSPQMAAAAAIAGHFVDIREWK; the protein is encoded by the coding sequence GTGAGCACTCCGAAGACGATCATCCAGAAGATCTGGGACCAGCACGTCGTGGCGAGCGAGCCGGGGAAGCCCGACTTGCTGTTCATCGACCTCCACCTTGTGCACGAGGTGACCTCACCGCAGGCGTTTGAGGGGCTGCGGCTGGCGGGCCGGCGGGTCCGGCACCCGGAGCTGACGCTGGCGACGGTGGACCACAATGTGCCGACAATCGACCGGGACAAGCCGTGGACGGACCCGCTCTCGGTGCAGCAGGTAGAGGCGCTGCGGCGGAACTGCGAGGAGTTCGGCATCCCGCTGTTCGGGGTCGGCGACATCCGGCAGGGCATTGTGCACGTCATCGGGCCGGAGCAGGGGCTGACGCAGCCGGGGATGACGATCGTCTGCGGCGACAGCCACACCTCGACGCACGGCGCGTTCGGGGCGCTGGCGTTCGGCATCGGGACGAGCGAAGTGGAGCACGTGCTGGCGACGCAGACGCTGCCGCAGGCGAAGCCGAAGACGATGTCCGTCGAGGTGAACGGCGAGCTGCACCCGGGGGTAACGGCGAAGGACGTGATTCTTGGGATCATCGCAAAGATCGGCGTCTCGGGCGGCGTGGGCCACGTGATTGAGTACCGCGGAGAGGTGATTCGGAAGCTCTCGATGGAGGGCCGGATGACCATCTGCAACATGTCGATTGAAGGTGGCGCGCGTGCCGGGCTGATCGCGCCGGACGATACGACCTTTGCCTACATGGAGGGCCGCCGGTTCGCGCCGAAGGGGGCGGACTGGGAGAAGGCGCTGGACTACTGGCGTTCGCTGCCGACGGACGAGGGCGCGGAGTTCGACACGTACGTGACGCTGGACGCGTCCGAAATCGAGCCGACGGTGACGTGGGGCACGACGCCCGCACAGAGCGTGCCGGTGACCGGCCGGGTGCCGGACCCATCGGAGGCGCCGACACCGCAGGCGCGGGAGCTGGCCGAGCGGGCGCTCCACTACATGGGGCTGGAGCCGGGGACGCCGATCCAGGAGATCCGGCTGGACCGGGTGTTCATCGGGTCGTGCACGAACAGCCGGATTGAGGACCTGCGGGCGGCGGCGGAAATTGTCCGGGGGCGGAAGGTGGCGCCGCATGTGCGGGCGATGGTGGTCCCGGGGTCGGGGCTGGTGAAGCACCAGGCCGAGGAAGAGGGGCTGGACCGGATTTTCAAGGAGGCCGGGTTCGAGTGGCGCGATGCGGGCTGCTCGATGTGCCTCGGGATGAACCCGGACATCCTGCTTCCGGGGGAGCGGTGCGCGAGCACATCGAACCGGAACTTCGAGGGGCGGCAGGGCCGCGGCGGGCGGACGCACCTGGTGAGCCCGCAGATGGCTGCGGCGGCCGCGATCGCCGGGCATTTCGTCGACATCCGGGAGTGGAAGTAG
- the aat gene encoding leucyl/phenylalanyl-tRNA--protein transferase — protein sequence MGGDLAPATVVAAYAAGFFPWPERPEAELVWCSPDPRAVLPVATFTVPQRLGRTIRQGRFRVTVDAAFEAVIRSCAERPEGTWIIPALIEGYCALHRLGWAHSFEVWHDGELAGGLYGVAYGAMFGAESMFSRVRDASKVAVAAMVQHCRALGVELIDIQVLNDHTARMGGIEISRDAYLELLGRAARRTVAWHRAGAAEGLAGCG from the coding sequence GTGGGCGGCGACCTCGCGCCGGCGACGGTCGTTGCGGCGTATGCGGCAGGTTTCTTCCCGTGGCCGGAGCGCCCGGAGGCGGAGCTGGTCTGGTGCTCGCCGGATCCGCGGGCAGTGCTGCCGGTGGCAACGTTCACGGTGCCGCAGCGGCTGGGGCGGACGATCCGGCAGGGGAGGTTCCGGGTGACGGTGGATGCGGCGTTCGAGGCGGTCATCCGTTCGTGCGCGGAGCGGCCGGAGGGGACGTGGATCATCCCGGCGCTCATCGAGGGGTACTGCGCGCTGCACCGGCTCGGGTGGGCGCACAGCTTCGAGGTGTGGCACGACGGGGAGCTGGCCGGCGGCCTGTACGGGGTGGCGTACGGGGCGATGTTCGGGGCGGAGTCGATGTTTTCGCGGGTGCGGGATGCCTCGAAGGTGGCGGTGGCGGCGATGGTGCAGCACTGCCGGGCGCTGGGGGTCGAGCTGATTGATATCCAGGTACTGAACGACCACACGGCGCGGATGGGCGGCATTGAGATTTCCCGGGATGCGTACCTGGAGCTGCTGGGGCGGGCGGCGCGGCGGACCGTCGCCTGGCACCGGGCCGGCGCGGCAGAGGGCCTGGCGGGCTGCGGGTGA
- the leuB gene encoding 3-isopropylmalate dehydrogenase — MATFRILVTPGDGIGPEVMEEALKVLGRVQQRFGHEFLYEEETIGGAAIDRYGVALRPETIAKAKASHAVLFGAVGGPKWDDPRASVRPEDAILGMRKQLGLFANLRPVRVSPELIGESTLKPEVLQGVDMVVIRELTGGLYFGKPKRRWENAEGRQAVDTLRYSEREVARVCHVAFQLARQRRKKVTSVDKANVLRTGQLWREIATEVGKQYPDVELEHILVDACAMYLVRRPASFDVIVTENMFGDILTDEAAMLAGSMGMMPSASLGRQRKDGTGIGLYEPIHGSAPDIAGQGKANPLAMILSAAMMLRLSLGLEQEAKAVEDAVDAVIREGLRTPDIAGPGAKVVDTRTMGSAVAERI; from the coding sequence ATGGCTACGTTTCGCATCCTGGTGACGCCGGGCGACGGTATCGGCCCGGAGGTGATGGAAGAGGCGCTGAAGGTGCTGGGGCGGGTGCAGCAGCGCTTCGGGCATGAGTTCCTCTACGAGGAGGAGACGATCGGCGGGGCGGCGATCGACCGGTACGGGGTGGCGCTGCGGCCGGAGACCATTGCGAAGGCGAAGGCATCGCACGCGGTGCTGTTCGGGGCGGTGGGCGGACCGAAGTGGGATGACCCGCGGGCGAGCGTGCGCCCGGAGGACGCCATCCTTGGGATGCGGAAGCAGCTGGGGCTGTTCGCGAACCTGCGGCCGGTGCGGGTTTCGCCGGAGCTGATCGGCGAGAGCACGCTGAAGCCGGAGGTGCTGCAGGGCGTCGACATGGTCGTCATCCGGGAGCTGACCGGCGGGCTGTACTTCGGGAAGCCGAAGCGTCGCTGGGAGAACGCGGAAGGGCGGCAGGCGGTCGACACGCTGCGGTACAGCGAGCGGGAGGTCGCGCGGGTATGCCACGTGGCGTTCCAGCTGGCGCGGCAGCGCCGGAAGAAGGTCACCAGCGTCGACAAGGCGAACGTGCTGCGGACGGGACAGCTGTGGCGGGAGATTGCGACAGAGGTGGGGAAGCAGTACCCGGACGTGGAGCTGGAGCACATCCTGGTGGATGCGTGCGCGATGTACCTGGTGCGCCGGCCGGCGAGCTTCGACGTGATCGTGACGGAGAACATGTTCGGGGACATCCTGACGGACGAGGCGGCGATGCTGGCCGGTTCGATGGGGATGATGCCCTCGGCGAGCCTCGGGCGGCAGCGGAAGGACGGCACAGGCATCGGGCTGTACGAGCCGATTCACGGGAGCGCGCCGGACATCGCGGGGCAGGGGAAGGCGAACCCGCTGGCGATGATCCTGAGCGCGGCGATGATGCTGCGGCTCTCGCTGGGGCTGGAGCAGGAAGCGAAGGCCGTGGAGGACGCCGTGGACGCCGTCATCCGCGAGGGGCTGCGGACCCCGGACATTGCGGGGCCGGGCGCGAAGGTGGTGGACACGCGGACGATGGGCAGCGCGGTGGCGGAACGGATCTAG
- a CDS encoding ATP-binding protein, which produces MFAAVLVANRGEIAVRIVRTLRRMGVRAVVAVSPADRDGLAAREADAAALLRGSPAPESYLDGEQLIAAARAFGCAAIHPGYGFLAESAAFARACAAAGIVFIGPPPEAMEALGDKARARQFAARLGIPVVPGFDGDGDDAALRAAAEGVGFPLLIKARAGGGGRGMRLARTPDELAGLLAEARREAEAAFGDGGLLLERLVERPRHIEVQVLADRHGTVLHLWERECSVQRRRQKLVEEAPSPAVDAALRAELTEAAVRLAREAGYVNAGTVEFLVGDPGPDGRRPWYFLEVNPRLQVEHPVTEAVTGLDLVELQVRIAAGERLPFGQEEVDLRGHAIEFRINAEDPREGFRPTGGEVRWWPGAATAGWRIDAGYADGDRVPGYYDSLAAKVVVHGHDREEALRLARGVPPGLIETPRTTAPLVQVLATDPEFVRGEVHVEWLEARLEELLARAGAPEGAWAAARAAAGLAAGAGAFAGPAWIGAGRAALWMTDGWTARDALAAEGGAEGFRAVCAGGRLVVEGPGGELWTFWPAWPAPPARRADGEGGPAGTVAVAPLAGTIAAVLVQPGQEVAAGQVLAVIHAMKMEHPVRADADGRVAEVCTAPGATVAAGEVLVRLEVRA; this is translated from the coding sequence ATGTTTGCGGCGGTGCTGGTTGCGAACCGGGGCGAAATCGCCGTGCGCATTGTGCGGACGCTGCGGCGGATGGGGGTGCGGGCGGTGGTCGCGGTCTCGCCGGCGGACCGCGACGGCCTGGCGGCGCGGGAGGCGGATGCGGCGGCGCTGCTGCGGGGGTCGCCGGCGCCGGAGAGCTACCTCGACGGGGAGCAGCTGATCGCAGCGGCGCGGGCATTCGGCTGTGCAGCGATTCACCCCGGGTACGGCTTCCTTGCGGAATCGGCGGCGTTCGCGCGGGCGTGCGCCGCCGCGGGAATCGTGTTCATCGGGCCGCCGCCGGAGGCGATGGAGGCGCTGGGGGACAAGGCGCGGGCGCGGCAGTTCGCGGCGCGGCTCGGCATCCCGGTGGTGCCCGGGTTCGACGGCGACGGGGACGACGCAGCGCTGCGGGCGGCGGCGGAAGGGGTGGGGTTCCCGCTGCTCATCAAGGCGCGCGCCGGCGGCGGCGGGCGCGGGATGCGGCTGGCGCGTACGCCGGACGAGCTGGCGGGGCTGCTGGCGGAGGCGCGGCGCGAGGCGGAGGCGGCTTTCGGGGATGGAGGGCTGCTGCTGGAGCGGCTGGTCGAGCGGCCGCGGCACATTGAGGTGCAGGTGCTGGCGGACCGGCACGGGACGGTGCTCCACCTCTGGGAGCGGGAGTGCTCGGTGCAGCGGCGGCGGCAGAAGCTGGTGGAGGAGGCGCCAAGCCCGGCGGTCGATGCAGCGCTCCGGGCGGAGCTGACGGAGGCGGCCGTCCGGCTCGCCCGGGAAGCGGGGTACGTGAACGCGGGGACGGTGGAGTTCCTCGTGGGCGACCCGGGGCCGGACGGACGGCGGCCGTGGTACTTCCTCGAGGTGAACCCGCGGCTGCAGGTGGAGCACCCGGTGACCGAGGCGGTCACCGGGCTGGACCTCGTGGAGCTGCAGGTGCGGATTGCCGCGGGGGAGCGGCTGCCGTTCGGCCAGGAGGAGGTGGATCTGCGGGGCCACGCCATCGAATTCCGCATCAACGCGGAGGACCCGCGGGAGGGGTTTCGGCCGACGGGCGGCGAGGTGCGCTGGTGGCCGGGTGCGGCGACGGCCGGGTGGCGGATCGACGCAGGCTACGCGGACGGGGACCGGGTGCCGGGGTACTACGACTCGCTGGCGGCGAAGGTGGTGGTGCACGGGCACGACCGGGAGGAGGCGCTGCGGCTGGCGCGGGGCGTGCCGCCGGGACTGATCGAAACGCCGCGGACGACGGCGCCGCTGGTGCAGGTGCTGGCGACCGACCCGGAGTTCGTGCGCGGCGAGGTGCACGTGGAGTGGCTGGAGGCGCGGCTGGAGGAGCTGCTGGCGCGTGCCGGTGCGCCGGAGGGGGCGTGGGCGGCGGCGCGAGCCGCAGCCGGGCTGGCGGCAGGGGCAGGAGCGTTCGCCGGGCCGGCGTGGATCGGGGCGGGGCGCGCGGCGCTCTGGATGACGGACGGCTGGACGGCCAGGGATGCGCTGGCCGCCGAGGGAGGGGCGGAGGGATTCCGGGCAGTGTGCGCCGGCGGGCGGCTCGTGGTGGAAGGGCCGGGCGGGGAGCTCTGGACGTTCTGGCCGGCGTGGCCGGCGCCCCCGGCACGGCGGGCGGACGGGGAGGGCGGGCCGGCGGGGACGGTGGCGGTCGCGCCGCTGGCGGGAACCATTGCGGCAGTGCTGGTACAGCCGGGGCAGGAGGTCGCGGCGGGGCAGGTGCTGGCGGTGATCCACGCGATGAAGATGGAGCACCCGGTGCGCGCGGATGCGGATGGGCGCGTGGCGGAGGTGTGCACCGCCCCGGGGGCGACGGTCGCGGCCGGGGAGGTGCTCGTCCGGCTGGAGGTCCGGGCCTAG
- the leuD gene encoding 3-isopropylmalate dehydratase small subunit, whose protein sequence is MKKFETVRGRVIPLNRADVDTDQIISKEFLKRIERTGFGPFAFDEWRKDPDFVLNRPVYKGAPIMVTGPNFGCGSSREHAVWALDDMGLRVIIAPSFADIFRNNSSKVGLLTVTLPQEDCDWLIARAEELPEAELVVDLESQTVATADGTWQRRFEIDPFVKYCLLNGLDDIGLTLQLEDRIAAYEQRRPEWLPKTEALLAG, encoded by the coding sequence ATGAAAAAGTTCGAAACCGTGCGCGGGCGGGTGATTCCGCTGAACCGCGCGGATGTGGACACCGACCAGATCATTTCGAAGGAGTTCCTGAAGCGGATCGAACGGACCGGGTTCGGGCCGTTTGCGTTCGACGAGTGGCGGAAGGACCCGGATTTCGTTCTGAACCGGCCGGTTTACAAGGGCGCGCCGATCATGGTGACAGGGCCGAATTTCGGGTGCGGTTCCTCGCGGGAGCACGCGGTGTGGGCGCTCGACGACATGGGGCTGCGGGTGATCATCGCGCCGTCGTTTGCGGACATCTTCCGGAACAACTCCTCGAAGGTCGGGCTGCTGACGGTGACGCTGCCGCAGGAGGACTGCGACTGGTTGATCGCGCGGGCGGAGGAGCTGCCGGAGGCGGAGCTGGTGGTCGACCTCGAGTCACAGACGGTGGCGACGGCGGACGGGACGTGGCAGCGGCGGTTCGAGATCGACCCGTTCGTGAAGTACTGCCTGCTGAACGGGCTGGACGACATTGGGCTGACGCTGCAGCTGGAGGACCGGATCGCGGCGTACGAGCAGCGCCGGCCGGAGTGGCTGCCGAAGACGGAGGCGCTGCTCGCGGGGTAG
- a CDS encoding DUF2325 domain-containing protein: MLEIRAEENRLLATPSLASERVMLRSFPGARWVPARGAFSLPRQTGVYLLLDELFGPENWRAPSDLSEEVQEARKAGGSPTAEARLEDAESEFSVQCAFADKELVKRVPGYRWVPTERRWRLPRVPLTVRVLQRVFGEQLKIEDEERVLAWCTEEEQRTDAERRLAEREDAAAAGSGPGATGLAAVPAPEAEGEAASSAPVLAEAARAAGPIDGAALFERLERLTAALERLVEALESGQVSTGPGTNGDRDRTGGNGETETGNVPQGGGFDWRAELERLRSEHDDPARLALAGRLENAEADERATLMALLGVWHFYNKQHDEALRMLRRAFAAERDGRMDPDLDAEAVRVFQKCGWQVLNRALGQDGDRLAEAYAALLSEVQRQGSGVPEAAFREGLGALTELAEDAQAARREPNLHGLARLAQFVGKQRIGDHVDEERLGEFVRDGQVAADIRALGLVLLANVLYRADDMSGWQMQWPVDPRIAGDFAWATETALELIPQAAQAHQEVASAAAVAALAIIARGPREWATRDQRRRLLRLIESDNQLRRYAEFLAAFRLAADGDGRGLDREFKGYFDYLAKVQLDDSWEHLSEVLANDSGHVTDKIIDEVLPAALEARGIRDLRALMEAVEFAAATQRGDNTLNRIADGIEEGTILGADALGGEERLRIFELALRTAQKKTHKDDADVAFQRLVREHLRQGRESEIPNLCETCFESFPYLRERAMLAAVEWAVEQEEPFEELLDRAISAFRKDSPLLKDFRDLASLPQVREAGGEKLERLLGKPAVTEVPTDALNGKSVLVVGGHPSLQAKAEPMLAELGLKVDWLDADAAKQGDRAVGSARGAVDLVVVNTGYISHAASGRVMEAAKSAGNRYVARAFAGPRMLVAVVQEALAAKPEEPTRGPKGPVRR; encoded by the coding sequence ATGCTGGAGATTCGAGCGGAGGAGAACCGCCTGCTCGCAACGCCGTCGCTGGCGAGCGAGCGGGTGATGCTGCGGTCTTTCCCGGGGGCCCGGTGGGTACCGGCGCGGGGGGCGTTTTCGCTGCCGCGGCAAACGGGGGTGTACCTGCTGCTCGATGAGCTGTTCGGGCCGGAGAACTGGCGCGCGCCCTCGGACCTCAGCGAGGAGGTGCAGGAGGCGCGGAAGGCGGGGGGTTCGCCCACTGCGGAGGCCAGGCTGGAGGACGCCGAGTCTGAGTTCTCGGTGCAGTGCGCGTTCGCCGACAAGGAGCTGGTGAAGCGGGTCCCGGGGTACCGGTGGGTGCCGACGGAGCGGCGGTGGCGGCTGCCGCGGGTGCCGCTCACCGTGCGGGTGCTGCAGCGGGTGTTCGGGGAGCAGCTGAAGATCGAGGACGAGGAGCGGGTGCTGGCATGGTGCACGGAAGAGGAGCAGCGAACTGATGCGGAGCGGCGGCTGGCGGAACGGGAGGATGCGGCAGCGGCCGGGAGTGGGCCCGGGGCCACCGGCCTGGCAGCGGTTCCGGCGCCGGAGGCTGAAGGCGAAGCTGCGTCTTCGGCGCCGGTGCTGGCGGAGGCTGCGCGTGCGGCGGGGCCCATCGACGGCGCGGCGCTGTTCGAGCGGCTGGAACGACTGACGGCGGCGCTGGAGCGGCTGGTGGAGGCGCTGGAGTCGGGACAGGTCAGCACGGGGCCCGGGACGAACGGAGACAGAGACCGGACCGGCGGGAACGGGGAGACGGAGACGGGGAACGTGCCGCAGGGCGGGGGGTTCGACTGGCGGGCGGAGCTCGAGCGGCTGCGCAGCGAGCATGACGACCCCGCGCGGCTCGCGCTGGCGGGCCGGCTCGAGAATGCGGAGGCCGATGAGCGGGCGACGCTGATGGCGCTGCTGGGGGTGTGGCACTTCTACAACAAGCAGCACGACGAGGCGCTGCGGATGCTGCGCCGGGCGTTTGCCGCAGAACGTGACGGCCGGATGGACCCCGACCTCGACGCGGAGGCGGTGCGGGTGTTCCAGAAGTGCGGCTGGCAGGTGCTGAACCGCGCGCTTGGCCAGGACGGGGATCGATTGGCCGAGGCCTACGCGGCGCTGTTGAGCGAGGTGCAGCGCCAGGGGAGCGGCGTGCCGGAGGCGGCGTTCCGGGAGGGGCTCGGCGCGCTGACGGAGCTGGCGGAGGACGCCCAGGCGGCGCGGCGGGAGCCGAACCTGCACGGACTGGCGCGGCTCGCACAGTTCGTCGGCAAGCAGCGGATCGGCGACCACGTGGACGAGGAGCGGCTCGGCGAATTTGTGCGGGATGGGCAGGTGGCTGCGGACATCCGGGCCCTTGGACTGGTCCTGCTCGCCAACGTGCTCTACCGCGCAGACGACATGTCCGGCTGGCAGATGCAGTGGCCTGTGGACCCGAGAATCGCCGGGGATTTCGCGTGGGCGACGGAGACAGCGCTGGAGCTCATCCCCCAGGCGGCCCAGGCGCACCAGGAGGTCGCCTCGGCTGCGGCAGTTGCGGCGCTCGCGATCATCGCGCGCGGGCCGCGGGAGTGGGCGACGCGGGACCAGCGGCGGCGGCTGCTGCGGCTGATCGAGTCGGACAATCAGCTGCGCAGGTACGCGGAGTTCCTTGCCGCCTTCCGGCTTGCGGCCGACGGGGACGGGAGGGGGCTGGACCGGGAATTCAAGGGCTACTTCGACTACCTGGCGAAGGTTCAGCTCGACGACAGCTGGGAGCACCTTTCGGAGGTGCTGGCCAACGACAGCGGGCACGTGACCGACAAGATTATCGACGAGGTGCTGCCAGCCGCGCTGGAGGCGCGGGGCATCCGGGACCTGCGGGCGCTCATGGAGGCGGTGGAGTTCGCGGCGGCGACACAGCGTGGCGACAACACGCTGAACCGGATTGCGGACGGGATCGAGGAGGGAACGATCCTGGGTGCGGACGCGCTGGGCGGCGAGGAGCGTCTGCGGATCTTCGAGCTGGCGCTCCGGACTGCGCAAAAGAAGACGCACAAAGATGACGCGGACGTGGCGTTCCAGCGGCTGGTGCGGGAGCACCTCCGGCAGGGGCGCGAGAGCGAAATCCCGAACCTGTGCGAGACCTGCTTCGAATCGTTCCCGTACCTCCGGGAGCGGGCAATGCTGGCCGCGGTCGAGTGGGCGGTCGAGCAGGAGGAGCCGTTCGAGGAGCTGCTGGACCGGGCCATTTCGGCGTTCCGGAAGGACTCACCGCTGCTGAAGGACTTCCGGGACCTGGCCTCCCTGCCCCAGGTGCGCGAGGCGGGCGGGGAGAAGCTGGAACGGCTGCTCGGCAAGCCGGCCGTCACGGAAGTGCCGACGGACGCACTGAATGGGAAGTCGGTGCTGGTGGTCGGGGGGCATCCCAGCCTGCAGGCGAAGGCCGAGCCGATGCTCGCGGAGCTTGGGCTGAAGGTGGACTGGCTGGACGCCGATGCGGCGAAACAGGGCGACAGGGCGGTGGGCAGTGCGCGCGGGGCGGTGGACCTCGTGGTGGTGAACACGGGCTACATCAGCCATGCGGCGTCGGGCCGGGTGATGGAGGCGGCGAAATCGGCGGGCAACCGGTACGTGGCCCGGGCATTCGCAGGGCCGCGGATGCTGGTTGCGGTGGTGCAGGAGGCGCTCGCTGCCAAACCGGAGGAGCCGACAAGGGGTCCGAAGGGGCCGGTCCGGCGGTAG
- a CDS encoding zinc-binding dehydrogenase, protein MPVSNTCVKTGEGQVGMLQIPYPDAPGPGQALVRTRLSTICGSDIHVVDHLPVPAGVPMGHEAVGTVEAVGAGVTAFRPGDRVVVSCLLCCGTCRRCMEGDHQVCETFNAPANLLFGAQGEFFLVNGAQTSMAKVPDSLEDEQVLFVTDIMSTGFAAIERAELKPGDTVAIFAQGPVGLCATAGARTYGAGLIIAVEGIPERAAMAKRFGADVVVDPANAVAEIMRLTGNRGVDVAVEALGHEVTFQNACAVVRNGGTVSSVGVYGGYTELRLPTGGSFMHRKIVTTLCPVGTARMERLMALIQGGKVDLRPLLTHSMKLSETPAGYELFRKREGGVLKIALRP, encoded by the coding sequence ATGCCGGTTTCGAACACGTGCGTGAAGACGGGCGAGGGCCAGGTCGGGATGCTGCAGATCCCGTACCCGGACGCTCCAGGGCCGGGGCAGGCGCTGGTTCGTACGCGGCTCTCGACCATCTGCGGGAGCGACATCCACGTGGTGGACCACCTGCCGGTGCCGGCGGGCGTGCCGATGGGGCACGAGGCGGTGGGCACGGTAGAGGCGGTGGGCGCGGGGGTCACGGCGTTCCGGCCGGGGGACCGGGTGGTGGTGAGCTGCCTGCTCTGCTGCGGGACGTGCCGGCGGTGCATGGAGGGCGACCACCAGGTGTGTGAGACGTTCAACGCGCCGGCGAACCTGCTGTTCGGGGCGCAGGGTGAGTTCTTCCTGGTCAACGGGGCGCAGACATCGATGGCGAAGGTCCCGGACAGCCTCGAGGACGAGCAGGTGCTGTTCGTGACCGACATTATGTCGACAGGGTTTGCGGCGATTGAGCGGGCGGAACTGAAGCCGGGGGATACGGTAGCGATTTTCGCGCAGGGCCCGGTGGGGCTGTGCGCGACGGCGGGGGCGCGGACGTACGGCGCGGGGCTGATCATCGCGGTCGAGGGGATTCCCGAGCGGGCAGCAATGGCGAAGCGGTTCGGCGCGGACGTGGTGGTGGACCCGGCGAACGCGGTGGCGGAGATCATGCGGCTGACCGGCAACCGGGGCGTGGACGTGGCGGTGGAAGCGCTGGGGCACGAGGTGACGTTCCAGAACGCGTGTGCGGTGGTGCGGAACGGGGGCACGGTGAGCTCGGTCGGCGTGTACGGCGGCTACACAGAGCTGCGGCTGCCGACCGGAGGGTCGTTCATGCACCGGAAGATTGTGACGACGCTCTGCCCGGTCGGGACCGCGCGGATGGAGCGGCTGATGGCGCTCATCCAGGGCGGCAAGGTGGACCTGCGGCCGCTGCTGACTCATTCGATGAAGCTGAGCGAGACCCCGGCCGGGTACGAGCTGTTCCGGAAGCGGGAGGGCGGGGTGCTCAAGATCGCGCTGCGGCCGTGA
- a CDS encoding PaaI family thioesterase, with the protein MEEGDLVERLRAWARGRYWELVGIETVAAEPGRVVNRVRLREAHLNYNDVVHGGVISSLIDSVAGGAVRTLREESEIRQRPHATSDLHVSYLAPARGTELVAEARVVKMGRTAAFTQVEVRDDSGRVVALGLVTFVIGGRREGG; encoded by the coding sequence ATGGAGGAGGGCGACCTTGTGGAACGGCTGCGGGCGTGGGCGCGCGGCCGCTACTGGGAGCTGGTGGGCATCGAGACGGTGGCTGCCGAGCCGGGCCGGGTCGTGAACCGGGTGCGGCTGCGCGAAGCGCACCTGAACTACAACGATGTGGTCCACGGGGGCGTGATTTCGAGCCTGATCGATTCGGTCGCGGGCGGGGCTGTGCGGACCCTTCGGGAGGAGAGCGAGATCCGGCAGCGGCCGCATGCCACGAGCGACCTGCACGTTTCGTACCTTGCGCCGGCGCGGGGGACGGAGCTGGTGGCCGAGGCGAGGGTGGTGAAGATGGGGCGGACGGCGGCGTTCACGCAGGTCGAGGTGCGGGACGACAGCGGTCGGGTGGTGGCGCTGGGGCTGGTGACGTTCGTCATCGGCGGGCGGCGGGAGGGCGGCTGA